A stretch of DNA from Temnothorax longispinosus isolate EJ_2023e chromosome 2, Tlon_JGU_v1, whole genome shotgun sequence:
GTACAGTTCCAGCAGCCGCTCCTATTGGTCCGTTCCTCGCGAGCCTCTCGGGGACTCATCATCTTCCTTTCTCCCGGGACGGGCAGGGCCTGCGTCGCCTGGCACCGCATTGTCTCCTCCGTCTGTATGGCGACAATGCGGAGTTCCTTCCTCCGGGTCTGGACTTTCCGGTACGTTGGACGTTGCGGTAAACCTGgcgaaaattatatatttataagatatttataagatGTTTGCTTGAGCTTGTAGATGTTTCATTTGagctttaaaacatttattaaattgtttatgagatgtaaatttaaacatgGAATTGTTTATGAGATGTTCACGGCTGTTTTTCTTATGAAGTGTTTAAGTGGcgtttataataacatatattacgCGATaacgtaaacgggattttctttcgcgtaaacgggattttgtagtaacttacgataatttcctccacgtaaacgagtgaattaattatcgtaagttactacagaagtaacgctcgcgtaaacgtagtaatagtcTCAAACGTTTCCATTATAGTTTTCTAAGTacttataaaatgtttcttaacaGAGGGTTAACCAAGTGTTTGCAACGTGCTTCTAAACAGTGTAAACATCAATAAAACTCTTCATAAATAGTGTAAGCATTGATAAACTTtgcataaacaaatataaacacaATCTTTCACTAACAATTTCCAGCGTAGTATCTGTAGAAATCGTCCTGGGTGATGAGTTTCTGCCACTCCGGCCAGAATCCTGGGTCCCTCCGATTGATGAATCGCCGCAGTTTTCGGTGGCGGAGCCAAAATAGGGCCATAAGCGCCTGGCCTCGTAACTTAGCATTTCCGGTAATATGGTAACTCTAGAGATCGAGAACAGAAGGGTGATGAGgcttaaggccttcacacacaaatcgacggaagacgtaagacgtaaatcgtaaggaaatccaccaatcagagtcgactattcccctctttaagagggaagaagaggggaatagtcgactctgattagtggatttccttacgatttacgtcttacgtcttccgtcgatttgtgtgtccggggctttAAGGTTCTGAACACGTACTTTACTAGCGGGCGATCCGTCTGGCTGAGAACTTATTTTACTTGTAGGTTAAATGCCCTAtttcatgaaataaattatttgtttaagttttgacaagaataaaatattattaagtatataaacACCAATTTGGAGCTGTTTtttgtcattaaatatttatttataacaatatttttctttaacatactAATTTTCTAATTGGTCGGACACTGAGACAAGTTATGTCCGAATACTAGGCTGTAACCTATGTGTCAGTTGTCCGACCATTGGTACATTGACACGCTCCATGacttatgtttatatatttaattaatataattgatatatatgtgagttaaaataattttttcctaacgcgagcgtgaaatgggccgcttttcgcgcttgttttgagtgagtaaaacgatccatttcgcaatgatgacgtaagcgttgaaacatggagccatttctcaactagtggagaaatgaaattgtaaaacaagcgcgaaaagcggcctgtttcacgctcttgttaggaaaaatagtatgaacaactcgtgggaagagtggtcgagcccaaatgagtgtgatggtcgcacgagcgaagcgagtgcgaccaacttcacactgattcagaatcgaccatttttcccactagttgtacaatatactattttccctttatatataaactgggcaacaaaattatcgcaACAAAAATTTACGTCAAAAATTTGCTTAACTTCAAATAAGCATAACTCCGcgaaaaaattgtcatatctgcaatattgctgcaatatatCGTGCTGTTAGGGTAGTCTTTCCAGCGAATCCTTATCTTTTCTCATGGTGtgatcgaaatatttatatccatataatgattttttgtaCGATAACATTCGGTCTCTTTATGATGTTTAGTTCCTCTAGAATGGAGTCATTCGATCGTCTTGCAGTCTATGGGATTCTCAACTTCCATCACCAAATAAACATTTCAGAGGTCTGAATTTGTCTTCTGTCAGCCATTTTCACTGTCCACGATTATATTTCATGCATCACGATGGGGAAATATGAGTGCTCTCACTATCCTTATTATCTTTATTGGTGGCTTTTGTTATTCCGCAATTTCTCCATATTTTCATCAGCCTTACAACAGCATCTCGGCTTATTGCCATCCTTCGCTTTGTTTCCCCTTGATAACTACTTATGCTCGATATTTTGACTGACAGGTATATGAAATCTTTAACTACTTCGATTTCATTTATGACTTTAGATCCAGGTTCATTTTCTTGAGTGTGATTTTTGATCATCTTTATCTTGGAGGGATTGATTTTTAGGCCTACTTTCTGGAGCATTGTGTTTTTGTCCTTTTCTTATGAATTAGTataaattagtataaaatatacataaatttgaTAAGCCACTCGTTGAGCCatcccaggtagcaagcactcgtcattttgacgtcaattgacgtcaaaagtctgtcattttgacgtcttttgacgtcaattgacgtcaaaatgacgagtgcttgctacctgggatatataatttccatattttgttatataggAAACATAGGTCTACACTTGTTTTATCGGTTCTTTAAACATTTCCGAGACTATTCCGTCAACACTCGCTGTCTTTCACAGTTACAGCTTGAGTGCCagttttatttctgattttattattagtatatgcCGATCCTCTTCTTTGACATAGTTCTATTCTCTAACATAGTTCTGCTTGACCTCGAATAGGGATTGACAGTCATTTTTCCAGCGTTTAAAAACCTTCGGTTTCTTAGTTATTATGTGTCCTTGTCCATCCTCTATTATTAGCGTGTGTATCTTGAAGTTTCGTGTTACCTGTTTTATTTTAGCAAGTAGGTCTCTAACTTCTGCCTTATGTTGATGTTCTTCAGTTTTACTACATATTTCcattgtataattattcttatcCTCCCTGCACATTCTCCTTATGCGTTTTCCCCcttgtacatatttatttcgttGTTTTTCAGTAGTCCTTGGTGTTTCTTCGCTTAAGGCTCCTGCTGGCTCGCGAGCCAACTCCGCATGACAGCGCCACACTGGCAAAACTGTGAACTATAAGACGTGAAAAATGACACGTCAAAGCAAAATTATCCTTGCGATTTACAGCGTTATTCTTCATTTTAGTGCAgtgtttttacatttaaaattattgtgataGTGTTAAAATATACCGAAGATATCCACTTTAttgtgatttatattaatatgtgcaAGCAAATACTTATTTCAATTCGGCAGCTGTCAAACGGCTTGTTTTCGTTCTTGTTACTTCGACAAATATGGATTACTCATATAAAAGGGGAATTTTCGgtgtattttacaaatatattttatcgtttacagatggtattttattaaaaagcatttttatt
This window harbors:
- the LOC139808321 gene encoding uncharacterized protein, producing the protein MALFWLRHRKLRRFINRRDPGFWPEWQKLITQDDFYRYYAGNCLPQRPTYRKVQTRRKELRIVAIQTEETMRCQATQALPVPGERKMMSPREAREERTNRSGCWNCTAEWHFYAKCPLPRQRKFCYGCEEQGVTLRECQRIERHNHSPPLRGPRTSTRAAANQDNHEGESLLPKMAPVLPLPLPLPCSPQ